In Excalfactoria chinensis isolate bCotChi1 chromosome 3, bCotChi1.hap2, whole genome shotgun sequence, one DNA window encodes the following:
- the LOC140249365 gene encoding uncharacterized protein, which translates to MSESIATMKSENVLFDLLEKHGARPSLSGVDWARQNWNNLQSVSDRICVLQHGARTRAGKGKSFICAVLGAALKAAVEFRDEKHSAETQTIQALQESVKVMQELVKTLQNQIVNLEEQLQREQHNSVLLQMAFKELLAYKNTSNAVVHNLPQEKTFPQKELQGMREGLDKLEDSPTQLRPLIKTEYTFDNGEDLDPKMNVKEIPFSVTELAKLKKDFSRSPKESETEYVWRVSLTGGDQIMLTEKEAEGYWGPGVFLTTANNRAPWSLTQRAAYWAGGLNPLERGDPLAINGTVDQLVESVQKAACLQMMYDRKLQPHHESPMMMPVDPERMTPLIRGLPESLKPIGIQLQGKIQALPQRERTQAALEGTVTSNHLQSGYKVWTWGEVAQELINYERKYGPVISNTSKFDPRKVRLAAVSLAPGPPSPNLSETGRVSLPVRTGRRNIGHKRNRLWTLGWQKGVPRDLMNGLPTVRLEKLVNWWPEQKLRKLKES; encoded by the coding sequence atgagtgaaagtATTGCCactatgaaaagtgaaaatgtgctaTTTGACCTTTTAGAAAAGCACGGTGCTCGGCCCTCTTTATCAGGTGTGGATTGGGCACGACAAAACTGGAATAACTTGCAGAGTGTTTCAGACcgcatttgtgttttacaacatgGGGCTCGTACCCGAGCCGGGAAAGGAAAATCGTTTATTTGTGCGGTACTCGgtgcagctttaaaagcagccgTGGAGTTCCGAGATGAAAAGCATTcggcagaaacccaaaccatacAAGCATTACAGGAATCAGTTAAAGTAATGCAAGAAttggtaaaaactctgcagaatcAAATAGTGAACCTTGAAGAACAATTACAAAGAGAGCAACATAATTCAGTTTTGCTGCAAATGGCGTTTAAGGAACTATTAGCGTATAAGAATACTAGCAATGCTGTTGTCCATAATTTGCCtcaagaaaaaacttttcctcAGAAGGAACTACAAGGAATGAGGGAAGGGCTTGACAAACTAGAGGACTCGCCAACCCAATTGCGTCCTttgataaaaactgaatataCATTTGATAATGGTGAGGACCTGGATcctaaaatgaatgttaaagaaattcccttctctgtcactgaattagcaaaactgaaaaaggattttagccGTTCTCCAAAAGAATCAGAAACGGAGTATGTATGGAGAGTCAGTCTCactggtggagaccaaataatgCTAAccgaaaaggaggctgagggttaTTGGGGgccaggagtatttttaactactgCCAACAACCGTGCTCCCTGGTCCCtaacacagagggctgcttACTGGGCTGGTGGTCTCAACCCTTTAGAAAGGGGAGACCCTCTTGCTATTAATGGGACAGTGGATCAATTGGTGGAAAGTGTCCAAAAGGCTGCCTGTTTGCAAATGATGTATGATAGAAAGTTGCAGCCACATCATGAATCACCTATGATGATGCCTGTTGATCCTGAAAGGATGACTCCTTTAATTAGGGGGCTTCCAGAATCACTGAAACCTATAGGTATACAActacaaggaaaaatacaagcttTGCCTCAGAGAGAAAGAACCCAGGCAGCATTAGAAGGAACTGTAACCTCTAACCACCTGCAGTCAGGATATAAAGTatggacatggggggaggtTGCCCAAGAATTAATtaactatgaaagaaaatatgggcCGGTGATTTCTAACACTAGTAAATTTGACCCAAGGAAAGTGAGGCTTGCAGCTGTCAGCCTTGCCCCTGGGCCACCTAGCCCAAACCTCAGTGAAACTGGAAGGGTCTCATTGCCAGTAAGAACAGGTAGGCGAAATATTGGTCATAAACGTAATCGTCTCTGGACACTTGGCTGGCAAAAGGGTGTTCCACGAGATTTGATGAATGGATTACCCACAGTCAGACTAGAGAAATTAGTTAACTGGTGGCCAGAACAAAAGCTCAGGAAGCTCaaggaaagctga